TTGGGCACGATTGCTACCATTGCAGCCTTTCGGGGCAAAAGCCATGCCATGGCAGGATTTCCTACCGCGATGACTGCTGATAAGGATGTTGTCATTGCAATGCTTTGGGCGATTCCGCTACCATGGCAGGACTTTGCGCTGTGGTGGCAAGGTGTGTTGTGCActcctgcagcagcagcagcgttgACTTCGTCGGCCTACACCAGGTGAGCCTCCTCCTGCTTCTTGCGGCAATCACTTGCCCAGTGGCCTAGCTTTCCACAATAGCGACACTTCTCGCGGCCGCCGCTTCTCGGCTGACCTTGGCTTTTGCGTCCGCCGCTGAACTTAGCTCAGGAGcaccctccaccaccaccaccaccacggcaaGAGCTATTGTTGCCTGAGGTGTTGCTGCTGCCAGAGAACCCGCCTTGGTTGTACCTATACTATCGCACAACCTACTGCTCCTCAGCTAGCACTAGGCAGTTGCCGCCCTGGCTAGATCCATCCAGCCTGTGTCATACCTCTGCCGTGTTGAACCATCTCGTCAGCTCCTCGATGGAGAGTGCAGAGTGGTCGAACGGGGTCTATGTAGAGGGCGACATGTGAGTAGTGCGGCGAGACAGCCCAGAGAAATTTCTCCGAGGTTTCTTCCTGCAGCTAATCACCAGGTACTGCTAGATTGTTCATCATACCGTTGAGCCATAGGGCGAAATCATCGAAGAAGCTGCGGAAGTTTGAGTAGCGCATAACTACTCAACAGTATGAATTAGAAAACCGCATCCGAGTGCATAACTCTATGACCGCAACATAGTAAGGAAGTAAGTGCACAGGCATTTGGCACTGCCTCTACCATTACCATCCTGATTTCCTCTAGACTAACGAAGCACCAGAATTGTTCTCTGACGGTAGAAAAGCCTAGAAATTCTCCTCTTTCGCACTGACAGAATAATAGTACATTGTCTTATTGAAACGAGCTGTGCATAATGACTTGATCAAGAAAGATAGAGAGATCCAGAGTCCTCACCTAGCAGGTTTCTCGGTAGCCAGCCCCATCCCGTTCCACGGGAAGTTTCCCCCCTTTTCGTCAGCTTGCTCATTCGCCCCGGCACGTCCCCTCCTCTTGTTCCCCAGCCTCCCAGGGTTTCCATACACGATCTTGCCGCATCCAGCCCTGGAGAAGCCCTCCCTCTCGTCCTCCATCCAATGTTTCCCcttcccctccctctccccctcgacCTCTGCCCCTTCCACAACCTTCCTCCTCGCCGCGGCTGCGCTGGCCTTCCGCTCCCTCTCCCCGAGGATCGCGCCGATGgggaagatgtcgggggaaacggaGAGCGGGGCCTGAAGAGTGACGTAGGCCTTCTTGTAGTCTGGCTTGGCGGCGAGGAAGGGTCCCCGGCGGTGCTTCTTGCCCTCCATGTTGAGGGTGCGGACTTCGGCGATGTTGAAGCCGTAGACGGACTCGAGGCAGCGGCGGATGTCGACCTTGGAGGCGGAGGGGACGGTCCTCACAGCGAACTCCTGGACGGAGGTCAGGGGGGCCGGGGGGAGCATGAGCTTGATGGGGAGGTTGGCGAAGTGGAGCACGCGGCGGCCCAGCCTGCTACCCATGGCCGGATGCGGCGGCGAAGGGTGGccggatgcggcggcggaggagggcgtAGGTTTAGAGAGTGAAAATGGTTCGGTTCGGGTTCAGCGGCTCAGGCGAAGGACTCGGGACAAGAGAGACTATTGGGCTTGGTTCGGCTGTAGCGACCAAAAATGCCCACAAGCAAGCATTCGCGGCATTGGGCGGGCCCAAGCGCACGGGAGGCCACAGCCACATTTTATTGTTTCTTTTTCACGTTCTTAGTTTTTGTTTTCTGCTTTACTCTTTTACTTTTGTTATTTATACACTTCCAAACGTTATAAATAAATATATTAACAAAAAAATCTACATAAaaacatttgtaacaaatggtaaccaagtatttgaaaaataataaatgtgtatagagaaaatgtttctCCTGTGTatggaaaaaatgttaatcaagcatttgaaaaaatgtttaaaatgtttatcAAGCTTTCGAAGTAAAACATCAAGCCGGAACATTTTCAGCACCCTCCGGCTCGGTTTTCTCTCTGAAACATTTCCGGAAGGTCCCGGAACATTTTCAGCACCCTCCAAAATTGTTTCGGAGTAAAACATCAAGTCGGAAAATTTTCGGAATACGTACAATTTTGGAGGGTGCTGAAAATGTTCCGGGACCTTCCAGAATTTTGCGAGAGAGAAAGCGAGCGAAAAACACCATGTTCCCGCCAGGGCGACAAGATTCCCCTTTTCGTGGGGAGTTATTTTTCGGTGGGGGCCCCTTTTGGGGATCAGCCCATAATTGATAGAAGCTTGTTGGGGGCATGGTGGGGGCAGCCtcatagaaatatgccctagaggcaataataaagttgttgttattATAttcccttattcatgataaaggtttattattcatgctagaattgtattgatctaaaacttaaatacatgtgtggatacataaacaaaataTTGTGTCCATAGTGagcctctattagactagctcgttgatcaaagatggttaaggtttcctaaccatagacatgtgttgtcacttgataatagggtcacatcattaggagaatgatgtgatggacacgactcatccgttagcttagcgtaatgatcgttctgttttattgctattgctttcttcatgtcaaatacatatgtcttcgactatgagatcatgcaactcccggataccggaggaattccttgtgtgctatcaaatgtcacaacataactaggtgatcataaagatgcactacagatatctctgaaggtgtctgttgagttggcataaatcgagattaggatttgtcactccgtgtatcggaaaggtatctcttggccctctcggtaatgcacatcacaagaagcttgcaagcaaagtgactaatgagttagttacgagatgatgtattatagaacgagtaaagagactagccagtcacgagattgaactaggtatgaagataccgacgatcgaatctcgggcaagtaacataccgacagacaaagggaattacgtatgatgtcctaaggttcgaccgataaagatcttcatggaatatgtaggaaccaatatgggcatccaggttccgctattgattattgactggagaggcgtcgcagtcatgtctacatcattctcgaacccgtagggtccgcatgcttaatgttcgttgacgatatagtattatatgagttatgtgatttggtgaccgaatgttgttcggagtcccggatgagatcacagacatgacgaggagcttcgaaatggtccggaggtaaagattgatatatagacgATGCTATTTGGTCACAGAAAGGTTTCGGAGTGTATCGGTagtcatcggatcaccggaaggggttctgggaagccccgggaggttaatgggccttatgggccaagagggggaacACACCAACCCACAAGGGGCTGACATGCCCCTTCCCTTGGCCGACAGCCCTATGGACGGacagggggagggctagcccctctttccttccctccacataagaggaaggaaagggggtgccacCTCCTCCTGCCTTCCCCCCACAGGAAAACAAGGAAGGGGGTGCCAAAGGGTAGGCGCCCAAGGGGCCCGGCCGGCCACCTTGGGCCGCCCCTTGGCTGCNNNNNNNNNNNNNNNNNNNNNNNNNNNNNNNNNNNNNNNNNNNNNNNNNNNNNNNNNNNNNNNNNNNNNNNNNNNNNNNNNNNNNNNNNNNNNNNNNNNNNNNNNNNNNNNNNNNNNNNNNNNNNNNNNNNNNNNNNNNNNNNNNNNNNNNNNNNNNNNNNNNNNNNNNNNNNNNNNNNNNNNNNNNNNNNNNNNNNNNNNNNNNNNNNNNNNNNNNNNNNNNNNNNNNNNNNNNNNNNNNNNNNNNNNNNNNNGGGGCACCACACAAACCCACGACAAtcacttagccgtgtgcggcacccctctCCAAAGTTTAGTCCTCTGTCTAGTTTTCCGCAATGCACGACGAAGCCCTGCGGGAACgagttcaccaccaccgtcaccacatgaaggaaatatgccctagaggcaataataaagtttttattttatatttccttattcatgataaatgtttattattcatgctagaattgtattgatcggaaaccttaatacatgtgtgaatacatagacaaacactatgtccctagtgggcctatacttgactagctcgttgatcaaagatggttaaggtttcctaaccatggacataagttgtcatttgataacgggatcacatcattaggagaatgatgtgatggacaagacccatccgttagcttaatgtaatgatcattttgttttattgctattgctttcttcatgtcaaatacatattccttcgactatgagagtatgcaactcccggataccggaggaatatcttgtgtgctatcaaacgtcacaacgtaattgggtgattataaagatgctctataggtatctccgaaggtgtttgttgggttggcatagattgagattaggatttgtcactccgagtatcggagaggtatctctgggccctctcggtaatgcacatcataagaagccttgcaagcaaagtgactaatagttagttgtaggatgatgtattacagaacgagtaaagagacttgtcgttaacgagattgaactatgtatgtagataccgatgatcgaatctcgggcaagtaacataccgatggacaaaagggaataacgtatgttgtcataacggttctaccaataaagatcttcatagaatatgtaggagtcaacatGAGCatacatgttccgctattggttattgaaaagagaggtgtctcgatcatgtctacatagttctcgaacccgtagggtccgcacgcttaacgttcgatgacgatattatcttatatgagttatgtgatttggtaaccaaatgttgttcggggtcccggataagatcacggacatgatgaggagtctcgaaatggtcgagaggtaaagattgatatataggacgatagtattcggacaccggaagtgttccggggtgtatcgggtatttatcggagtacctgaggggttaccggacccccccccccctgggagaagatatgggccatatggcNNNNNNNNNNNNNNNNNNNNNNNNNNNNNNNNNNNNNNNNNNNNNNNNNNNNNNNNNNNNNNNNNNNNNNNNNNNNNNNNNNNNNNNNNNNNNNNNNNNNNNNNNNNNNNNNNNNNNNNNNNNNNNNNNNNNNNNNNNNNNNNNNNNNNNNNNNNNNNNNNNNNNNNNNNNNNNNNNNNNNNNNNNNNNNNNNNNNNNNNNNNNNNNNttctcttcttccccttcccttccCCCCTCCGGCAAttatggaagggggaggccgaattggggaagaccacaagtaggattcgacctacttggggcgccccatggctgcctctcctcccctcccacctatatatatgtggggagggggcacctagaagacacaacatcaattgttagccgtgtgcagcgcccccctccacagtttacacccccgatcatattctcgcggtgcttaggcgaagccgtgcgcagatcacttcaccatcaccgtcaccatgccatcgtgctgacggaactcatctactacctcgacaccttgctggatcaagaaggtgagggatgccactgagctgaacgtgtgcataactcggaggtgtcgtacgttcggtacttgatcgatcgaagctagaagaagttcgactacatcaaccgcattgtcaaacgccTCCGCTTACAGTCTATGGGGGTACGtagtcacactctccccctcgttgctatgcatctccatggatagatcattgcgtgtgcgtagattttttttgttttccatgcaacgattcccaacagtggcatcatgagtcaggtctatgtgtagatgatatgcacaagtagaacacaaagagttgtgggcggtgatagtcatactgcttaccaccaacgtcttattttgattcggcggtattgtgggatgaagcggtccggaccaaccttacatgtccacgcacatgagactggttccaccgacagacatgcaactatttttgcataaaggtggctggcggctgtctgtttctcctactttagttaaaTCGAATTTGAccgcggccggtccttgaagaaggttaaaacaacaaacttgacgaaacaccattgtggttttgatgcgtaggtaagaacggttcttgctagaagcccgtagcagccacgtaaaacttgcaacaacaaagtagaggacgtctaacttgtttttgcagggcatgttgtgatgtgatatggtcaagacatgatgtgataaatgttattgtatgagatgatcatgttttgtaagacatctgacaaccggcaggagccttatggttgtctctttattgtatgaaatgaaaacgccatgtaattgctttactttatcactatgtgttagtggtagttatagaagcaatagttggcgagacaaccacaacgctacgatggagatcaaggtgtcgagccggtgacaatggagatcatgatgatgctttggagatggagatcgaaagcacaagatgatgatggccatatcatgtcacatattttgattgcatgtgatgtttatcttttatgcatcttattttgcttagtacgccggtagcattataagatgatcccttaactaaaatttcaaggtataagtgttctccctgagtatgcaccattgcgaaagttcgttgtgttgagacaccacgtgatgatcgggtgtggtagactctacgttcacatacaacgggtgcaagacagttttgcacatgtggaatacttgggttaaacttgacgagcctggcatgtaaagacatggcctcggaacactggagactgaaaggtcgaacgtgaatcatatagtagatatgatcaacatagagatgttcaccattgatgactactccatctcacgtgatgatcagacatggtttacttgatttggatcacatatcatttatatgacttgagggatgtctatctaagtggcggTTCTtaggtaatttgattaattgaacttaatttatcatgaacttagtcctgatagtttttgcatatctatgtggtAGATCAATGGACCGTgccaccgttcccttgaattttaatccattcctagagaaatctaagttgaaagatggtggtagcaactacacagactgggtctgtaacttgaggattatcctcattgctacacaaaagaattatgtccttgatgcaccgctaggtgaaaggcctgttgcaggagcagatgttgatgttatgaacgcctggcaagcttgatctgatgactgcacgatagttcagtgtgccatgctttatggcttagaatcgggacttcaaagacgttttgaacatcatggaccatatgagaggttccaggagttgaagttaatatttcgagcaaatgcccgagttgagagatataaagtctccaacaagttctatagctgcaagatggagggcaacagttctgtcagtgaacacatactcaaaatgtctgggtaccataatcacttgactcagctgggagttaatcttccagatgatagtgttattgacaaagttcttcaatcactgccaccaagctacaaaggctttgtgatgaactataatatgcaagggatggacaagacaattcccgagctcttcgcaatgctcaaagctgcggaggtagaaatcaagaaggaacatcaagtgttgatggttaacaagaccactaatttcaagaaaaatggcaagggaaagaaggggaactttaagaagaatggaaagcaagttgccactcccgggaagaaacccaaagctggatccaagcctgaaactgagttcttctactatcaagggactggtcacttgaagcggaactgccccaagtatttggccgataagaaggatggcaaagtgaacaaaggtatatttgatatacatgttattggtgtgtaccttactaatgctcgtagtagcgcctgggtatttgatattggtttggttgctcatatttgtaactcaaaataggggctacagattaaacgaagattggctaaggacgaggtgatgatgcgcgtcgggaatggttccaaggtcgacgtgatcatcgtcggcacactacctctacatctaccttcgggattagttttagacctgaataatttttattgagcatgaacatcatatctagatcttgtttagtgtgagacgattattcatttaaatcagagaataatggttgttctatttatatgagtaatatcttttatggtcatgcacccttgaagagtggtctatttctattgaatctcgattgtggtgatacacatactcatgacattgatgccaaaagatgcaaagttgataatgatagcgcaacatatttgtggcactatcgtttaggtcatattggtgtaaagcgcatgaagaaactccatgcagacgggCTTTTGaaataacttgattatgaatcatttgatacttccgaaccatgcctcatgggcaagatgactaaaactccgttctccggaacaatggagcgagccaatgac
This portion of the Triticum dicoccoides isolate Atlit2015 ecotype Zavitan chromosome 7A, WEW_v2.0, whole genome shotgun sequence genome encodes:
- the LOC119330140 gene encoding uncharacterized protein LOC119330140, whose amino-acid sequence is MGSRLGRRVLHFANLPIKLMLPPAPLTSVQEFAVRTVPSASKVDIRRCLESVYGFNIAEVRTLNMEGKKHRRGPFLAAKPDYKKAYVTLQAPLSVSPDIFPIGAILGERERKASAAAARRKVVEGAEVEGEREGKGKHWMEDEREGFSRAGCGKIVYGNPGRLGNKRRGRAGANEQADEKGGNFPWNGMGLATEKPARKRHYPPKAQGGMVLKQRSHRGSALRGES